One window of the Chryseotalea sp. WA131a genome contains the following:
- the pssA gene encoding CDP-diacylglycerol--serine O-phosphatidyltransferase: MIRKSIPNFLTSCNLFCGCLGIVACLEGWSTPAAYFVWAAATFDFFDGFAARWLKVSSPIGKELDSLADVISFGLLPAMVMYKMIGATTSHTWLPYVAFMIAVFSALRLAIFNVDETQSDSFKGLNTPANTLFVTSLPLIAFQVGPWLFQEEVLVAITLVFSFLLVSPLRFFAFKFKNFSWADNWLRFTFIGISVLLLVLFQVSAIPLIILLYIVSSLVDSAIGWKL; this comes from the coding sequence ATGATCCGAAAAAGCATTCCAAATTTTCTTACCTCCTGCAATCTCTTTTGCGGCTGCTTGGGTATCGTGGCCTGCCTCGAAGGTTGGTCAACGCCTGCTGCCTATTTTGTATGGGCTGCTGCCACGTTTGATTTTTTTGATGGCTTTGCGGCCCGTTGGTTAAAAGTAAGCTCCCCCATCGGCAAAGAGTTAGATTCGCTGGCAGATGTCATCAGCTTTGGATTGCTCCCCGCCATGGTGATGTACAAAATGATTGGCGCAACCACATCCCACACATGGTTGCCCTATGTCGCATTTATGATCGCTGTTTTTTCAGCGCTGCGTTTGGCCATTTTTAATGTTGATGAAACACAAAGCGATTCGTTCAAAGGATTAAACACACCCGCGAATACATTATTTGTCACTTCACTTCCGTTGATTGCTTTTCAAGTGGGGCCATGGTTGTTTCAAGAAGAGGTATTGGTGGCCATTACTCTTGTTTTTTCGTTTCTGTTGGTTTCTCCACTTCGTTTTTTTGCCTTCAAGTTCAAGAATTTTAGCTGGGCAGATAATTGGCTGAGGTTTACCTTTATCGGAATATCGGTATTGTTACTGGTATTGTTTCAGGTAAGCGCTATTCCGTTGATTATACTACTTTACATCGTGTCATCGTTAGTGGATAGTGCAATAGGTTGGAAGTTGTAG
- the porU gene encoding type IX secretion system sortase PorU translates to MNHQRIILFVALMAFAPVRLAAQQNSVLSSGQWYKFSVTNDGIYRIDYNQLRSVGINPDQIDPKNIRVYSFSTGMLPQANSAVRMQDLTELAISVTGEEDGKFNGQDFVLFFGQGPDRISFNTQKQMFAYQNNLFTDKNFYFLTVSDSPGKRLGNSPNVAGSYPTIQEFDDYAFYENEKFNLLKSGREWFGEQFDNTLEATVQFTISGITANSPIKFTSAVMAQSITDCSFKVFFNNTEILTQPIAAVPNTTYAIKGRKVADTLQLVSNAVLASSRATQEIKYQFAKGGMGLSVGYLNYFLFSFKRQLAQYGDITSFLTSASLSNAVSNFIVNNTSATSVVWDITDPFKVQFQNTNQSGTQTSFSTATASLKQFVVFNPAKATAPTFELKVENQNLHALSPAQLIIITNPLFEAEANRLATHRKTKSGLSVQVVTTDQVYNEYSGGKQDFTALRDFIRDVYRRPSSSLQNVLLFGRGSYDYKNRVLNNTNYVPIYESVNSLSPLETYSSDDYFALLDDNEGDWLESPAQNSTMNIGIGRLPVKSKDEAKAVVDKLISYDTESRKGSWHKDFLFVADDGEFNIHQSQADQLAMSIDASNPEFDVKKLYLDSYNQIERNTGPFSPEAAKALDFAVRKGQAIVNYTGHGSERVWMQEQVLTEQTVLSWKNAPMYPLFVTATCEFGRNDDPFIISSGEKILLQPKGGGIGLVTTARPVNSSTNFTLNRAFYLSFFNKINNQFRDLGSILRDTKNNSLTLGNRNFSLLGDPSMKLFVGSNQVTVDEVKTASGSTTLKGLSNVTMKGQIKSNGSVVSSFSGELEITLFDKPTTEVTKGNENPPFTFTQWSNILFQGKASVTNGAFQFNFVMPANVATTVDKGKLSAYAFSTDGGEAFGFSTNFLIGGQEPAPPSDTMPPTAQLFMGDTTFVPSGLVAPNTKLVARLFDKSGINVSGINPDKSLVATLDGKFKFVVNDYYVADKDNFQQGTLTFPIDTLAKGKHNITLSASDTYNNTSLTSLDFVVSEGGQLVIEQVANYPNPVTESTQFWFTHNRPGEDLKANVVVYSLTGQWVFSEEYSIPESQYQVSLPEWNAVDSNGRKLGNGLYVIRLFVRSESDGSNAEKSAKIILTN, encoded by the coding sequence TTGAATCACCAAAGAATCATATTGTTTGTCGCGTTGATGGCGTTTGCTCCAGTTAGGTTGGCAGCACAACAGAATTCTGTGCTCTCGTCTGGCCAGTGGTACAAGTTTTCGGTAACCAATGATGGTATTTACCGCATCGATTATAATCAACTCCGCAGCGTAGGCATCAATCCCGATCAGATTGATCCCAAAAATATTCGAGTCTATTCTTTTTCAACCGGTATGCTGCCTCAAGCAAATAGCGCTGTGCGCATGCAAGACCTAACCGAGTTGGCCATTTCCGTTACCGGAGAGGAGGATGGAAAATTTAATGGACAAGATTTTGTTCTTTTCTTTGGCCAAGGCCCCGATCGGATAAGCTTCAACACCCAAAAGCAAATGTTTGCCTATCAAAATAATTTGTTTACCGATAAGAATTTTTATTTTTTAACCGTTAGTGATTCTCCTGGTAAGCGTTTGGGCAACTCTCCCAATGTGGCAGGCAGTTACCCAACCATTCAAGAATTTGACGACTACGCTTTTTATGAAAATGAAAAATTCAATTTGCTGAAATCAGGCAGAGAGTGGTTTGGTGAGCAGTTCGACAATACCTTAGAAGCTACCGTTCAATTTACTATCTCAGGGATTACGGCTAATTCCCCCATCAAATTTACAAGCGCAGTGATGGCACAATCCATTACCGATTGCTCCTTCAAAGTTTTCTTTAACAATACCGAAATACTTACTCAGCCCATTGCAGCAGTCCCCAATACTACCTATGCCATCAAAGGAAGAAAAGTAGCCGATACGCTTCAGTTGGTGAGCAACGCAGTGCTAGCTTCCTCGCGCGCAACTCAAGAAATCAAATATCAATTTGCGAAGGGCGGTATGGGTCTCTCTGTTGGCTACCTGAATTATTTTCTGTTTTCGTTCAAGCGACAACTGGCGCAATATGGTGACATTACCTCATTTCTTACTTCTGCCAGTCTATCAAATGCTGTTTCCAATTTCATCGTCAACAATACAAGTGCAACCAGTGTAGTTTGGGATATTACCGATCCATTTAAAGTGCAGTTCCAAAACACCAATCAATCGGGCACACAAACTAGTTTTTCAACCGCTACGGCAAGTCTAAAACAATTTGTTGTATTCAATCCTGCAAAGGCAACTGCACCTACCTTTGAATTGAAAGTTGAAAATCAAAACCTGCATGCACTTTCACCGGCACAGCTTATTATTATTACCAACCCACTGTTTGAGGCAGAAGCAAACCGACTTGCCACACATCGCAAAACAAAATCTGGGCTATCAGTCCAAGTGGTAACTACCGACCAAGTGTACAACGAGTATTCGGGTGGTAAACAAGACTTTACTGCCTTGCGCGATTTTATTCGCGATGTATACCGAAGACCCAGTTCATCGTTGCAAAACGTGTTGTTGTTTGGCCGCGGTTCCTATGATTATAAGAACCGTGTGCTGAACAATACCAATTATGTTCCCATTTACGAGTCCGTTAATTCGTTAAGCCCGCTGGAGACCTATTCATCAGATGATTACTTTGCATTGCTGGATGATAACGAAGGTGATTGGCTGGAAAGCCCGGCACAAAATTCAACCATGAACATTGGGATCGGTCGTTTGCCTGTAAAGTCAAAAGACGAAGCTAAGGCAGTTGTTGATAAGTTGATTTCGTATGATACCGAAAGTCGCAAAGGATCATGGCACAAAGATTTTTTGTTTGTAGCCGATGATGGTGAATTTAATATCCACCAAAGCCAGGCCGATCAGTTAGCCATGTCGATTGATGCCAGCAATCCGGAATTTGATGTAAAAAAGCTATACTTGGATTCTTACAATCAAATTGAACGTAACACCGGACCCTTTAGCCCAGAGGCTGCTAAAGCATTGGATTTTGCTGTGCGAAAAGGGCAAGCCATTGTGAATTACACCGGCCACGGTAGCGAACGCGTGTGGATGCAGGAGCAAGTACTGACCGAGCAAACTGTTTTAAGTTGGAAAAACGCACCTATGTATCCACTTTTTGTAACGGCCACCTGCGAGTTTGGCCGCAACGATGACCCGTTTATTATTTCAAGTGGAGAAAAAATATTATTACAGCCAAAAGGAGGTGGAATCGGGTTGGTGACCACCGCCCGTCCTGTAAATTCGTCAACCAATTTTACATTGAATCGTGCTTTTTACCTTTCATTTTTCAACAAAATAAATAATCAGTTTCGTGATTTGGGCAGCATTCTTAGAGATACGAAAAATAACAGTCTTACTCTTGGAAATAGAAATTTTTCTTTGCTGGGCGATCCATCGATGAAACTGTTTGTGGGCAGCAATCAAGTAACCGTTGATGAGGTTAAAACCGCCAGTGGATCGACCACTTTAAAGGGTTTGTCGAACGTTACGATGAAAGGCCAAATAAAAAGTAATGGTAGTGTTGTCAGTTCTTTTTCGGGTGAGTTGGAAATAACTTTGTTTGACAAGCCAACTACTGAAGTGACCAAGGGAAACGAAAACCCGCCTTTTACCTTTACACAATGGTCCAACATTCTTTTTCAAGGAAAGGCCTCTGTAACCAACGGAGCCTTTCAATTCAATTTTGTAATGCCGGCCAATGTTGCTACCACAGTAGACAAAGGAAAACTAAGTGCATATGCATTTTCTACGGATGGAGGAGAGGCGTTTGGTTTTTCCACTAACTTTTTGATTGGCGGGCAGGAGCCTGCCCCACCCTCCGATACCATGCCTCCAACCGCACAACTTTTTATGGGCGATACTACGTTTGTGCCAAGTGGATTGGTTGCCCCCAATACCAAATTAGTGGCCCGTTTGTTTGACAAAAGTGGAATCAATGTATCGGGTATCAATCCTGATAAAAGTCTGGTTGCTACATTGGATGGGAAATTCAAGTTTGTGGTGAATGATTACTATGTGGCTGATAAAGATAATTTTCAACAAGGGACGTTAACTTTTCCCATCGATACGTTGGCCAAGGGAAAACACAACATTACGCTATCGGCCTCCGACACCTATAACAATACAAGCCTAACTTCCCTTGATTTTGTGGTGAGTGAAGGCGGTCAGTTGGTGATTGAACAAGTTGCCAACTATCCGAATCCGGTTACCGAATCGACTCAGTTTTGGTTTACCCACAACCGACCAGGCGAAGACTTAAAGGCAAATGTTGTGGTCTACAGCCTTACAGGGCAGTGGGTTTTTTCAGAGGAGTATAGCATTCCCGAGAGCCAATATCAAGTAAGTTTGCCCGAATGGAATGCTGTAGATAGCAACGGAAGAAAATTAGGCAATGGTTTATATGTAATCAGGTTATTTGTTCGTTCTGAGTCCGATGGCTCGAATGCTGAAAAATCGGCCAAGATTATTTTAACGAATTAG
- the porV gene encoding type IX secretion system outer membrane channel protein PorV: MKKLSLYVVLFCSGSLSFDAFSQGSNPGFVIGQDTLNRNITTAVPFLTITPDSRAAGMGDAGVATSPDLNSAYWNAAKLVYIDKGYGGSLSYTPWLGKIINDMKILYLTGFYKINREEAVAASLKYFDLGQIDFRDGTNQPLGRFNPREFAVDFTYSRLLTDHLSIGGTLRYIHSNLTGSLQSGGVDAQPGQSVAVDLGVFYTKPLESKNATLSWGASISNIGAKMTYTNSTSANFIPTNLRIGGAYKTELDAMNTLTFALDFNKLMVPSPGPGSSQKSLLNGMFGSFSDAKGGFTEELREVTISAGVEYWYNNTFAGRLGYFFEAQDKGNRKYLTIGLGAKLNEFGFDAAYLVPTNGRESALAETLRFTLFYVLPTKAKAEESVTD, encoded by the coding sequence ATGAAGAAGTTAAGTCTATACGTTGTTCTGTTCTGCTCAGGCAGTCTTTCCTTTGATGCCTTTTCGCAAGGATCGAACCCAGGTTTTGTTATTGGGCAAGACACACTGAATAGAAACATCACTACAGCCGTTCCTTTCCTTACCATCACTCCTGATTCCCGTGCTGCAGGTATGGGTGACGCTGGTGTTGCAACATCGCCTGATCTGAATTCTGCCTATTGGAATGCCGCCAAGCTAGTATATATCGATAAAGGTTATGGTGGATCACTTTCCTATACTCCTTGGCTTGGTAAGATCATTAATGATATGAAAATTCTATACCTAACAGGGTTTTATAAAATTAATAGAGAAGAGGCGGTAGCAGCCTCCTTAAAATATTTCGACTTGGGTCAAATTGATTTTAGAGACGGAACGAATCAACCATTGGGTCGCTTCAATCCGCGCGAATTTGCGGTAGATTTTACCTATTCTCGCTTGTTAACAGACCACCTTAGCATTGGAGGTACATTGCGTTATATTCATTCTAACCTTACTGGCTCTTTACAAAGTGGAGGCGTAGATGCACAACCCGGTCAATCGGTGGCAGTGGACCTTGGTGTGTTTTATACCAAGCCCTTGGAGTCAAAAAATGCAACCTTATCCTGGGGCGCATCCATTAGTAACATTGGTGCGAAAATGACCTATACGAACTCCACTTCTGCTAATTTTATTCCGACCAATCTTCGCATCGGTGGCGCCTACAAAACAGAATTAGATGCTATGAACACACTTACCTTTGCATTGGATTTCAACAAACTAATGGTTCCAAGTCCTGGTCCGGGAAGTTCTCAAAAATCTTTATTGAATGGAATGTTTGGTTCTTTCAGTGACGCAAAGGGAGGATTTACAGAAGAGCTGCGGGAAGTTACCATTTCAGCAGGTGTCGAGTATTGGTACAATAATACGTTTGCTGGACGATTGGGTTATTTTTTTGAAGCCCAAGATAAAGGTAATCGCAAATACTTAACCATTGGTCTTGGCGCAAAACTAAATGAGTTTGGTTTTGATGCTGCCTATTTAGTTCCAACGAATGGCCGCGAAAGTGCTTTGGCAGAAACACTGCGGTTCACTTTGTTTTATGTGCTGCCAACCAAGGCCAAAGCAGAAGAATCTGTTACAGATTGA
- a CDS encoding insulinase family protein: MLDRTVAPPFAKEFSFPLPKPEIIPFATGNTLIWVKDLQQQVVKIEVVMKAGKWYEPTIGLAHFTLSMLEKGAGKFSAEQIAEVLDLYGAQIELSAGSDFSSLSVYSLSNKLDKVLPMMMAMLSEPTFPEHELDLMKAIFIENLKVNLEKNSYLASKQFKKNVFGAHHPYGSTLDIEEVETTITSKGLHQFFKDRCQPFEVYVTGSLTDWQIGEVVKALSQFAPSKPNALQPVRMESQNKIAQIEKAGSLQSSLRIGNQTIGRHHPDYFQLLLVNHLLGGYFGSRLMKNIREEKGLTYGIHSSVSAHKNASVFSIGTDVNVDKRELTMDEIQKEIVRLQQEPISNHELEVGRNHFLGSLQLELSNPFSVTEKIKNIRLNELPSDYYTRLSQSVASASPDTLQSVANSLMTWGLFHQISVG, encoded by the coding sequence ATGCTTGACCGCACCGTTGCACCCCCATTTGCGAAAGAATTTTCATTTCCGCTTCCTAAACCTGAAATCATTCCTTTTGCCACTGGCAATACCCTTATTTGGGTAAAGGATTTGCAACAACAGGTTGTAAAAATTGAGGTAGTAATGAAGGCTGGCAAGTGGTATGAACCAACCATTGGCTTAGCCCACTTTACGTTATCAATGTTAGAAAAAGGGGCGGGCAAATTTTCGGCCGAGCAAATTGCCGAAGTGTTGGATTTATATGGTGCACAGATCGAACTATCCGCAGGTTCAGATTTTTCTTCTTTATCTGTCTACTCCCTGAGCAATAAACTCGACAAAGTATTGCCCATGATGATGGCCATGCTTTCGGAACCTACGTTTCCTGAACACGAGTTGGATTTGATGAAGGCCATCTTCATTGAAAATTTGAAAGTAAACCTAGAGAAGAATAGTTACTTGGCATCCAAGCAGTTTAAAAAAAATGTATTCGGTGCCCATCATCCGTATGGTAGCACGCTGGATATTGAAGAAGTAGAAACTACCATTACCAGTAAAGGCCTCCATCAGTTTTTTAAAGATCGATGCCAGCCCTTTGAAGTATATGTAACGGGTTCATTGACTGATTGGCAAATAGGCGAGGTGGTGAAAGCTCTTTCACAATTTGCTCCATCAAAACCAAATGCACTTCAGCCTGTGAGGATGGAAAGCCAAAACAAGATTGCTCAAATTGAAAAGGCTGGCAGTTTGCAATCTTCGTTGCGAATAGGAAATCAAACCATTGGCCGTCATCATCCAGATTATTTTCAATTGCTGTTGGTCAATCATTTATTGGGTGGCTACTTTGGTTCTCGTCTGATGAAGAACATCCGCGAAGAAAAGGGATTGACCTACGGGATTCATTCTTCAGTATCGGCCCATAAAAACGCTTCGGTATTTTCAATCGGCACCGATGTTAACGTTGATAAGCGAGAATTGACAATGGATGAAATCCAAAAAGAGATCGTACGCCTTCAACAAGAACCAATTTCAAACCATGAATTGGAAGTAGGCCGTAATCACTTTTTGGGTTCATTGCAACTCGAGCTTTCCAATCCATTTTCTGTGACAGAGAAAATCAAAAACATTCGCCTTAACGAGCTTCCCTCTGACTATTACACCCGCCTTTCTCAATCAGTGGCCTCTGCCTCACCTGATACCTTGCAATCTGTTGCCAATAGCTTGATGACTTGGGGTTTATTTCATCAGATTTCTGTCGGGTAA
- a CDS encoding TonB-dependent receptor, producing the protein MEKIFLTITIALLQNLIFAQSQESTAVQDSIPVQVLPELTVVGKGSKSDIHQLPQIVGTQIYAGKKSSMVVMDNVQGNIVSNTMRQVLSKVPGIFVWESDGSGIQINIAARGLSPNRSWEFNVRQNGFDIAADPYGYPEAYYNPQLQSVQRIEIVRGHGSLQYGPQLGGMVNYILKNGSEFTKPFQIETNQTVGSNGLFNSYNAIGGKTKKLNYYVFYDHRSGNGWRNNNQFRSNTLSGSFTFKINPKLSITADLTKWESLSQQPGGLTDKQFLQNPRQSLRSRNWFELQWLTSGITLDYTITNNQRLNVKTFGIVADRNSIGFAPGGGIVIADTLNTTTGAFNNRTIDIDQYRNYGLEARYLLHYKLGAQHNSLSAGLRFYNGNTYRFRGGVGTAGSNYTLQQVAGSVWSSDIDYASGNFALFAENLFQLTDRLLIVPGIRYEYITAEALGYNGLTNNNPIYLQNQTRDRSFVLAGLGAEYSLSRATTLYANATQSYRPVQFSDLTAAPTTDVIDANLTDASGLNIDIGYRGTLREVFKFDVSAYWLDYQNRIGTIRQQRQDGSFYNFRTNVGGSTSMGAEVFAEASIAKLFSVRPSWGDVSLFASYAYNQARYNSFRVVTVVNNALSETNYRDKRVEYAPENILRSGITYSYKGFSTTLQHSYTDQVFADANNTILPSTNGQNGSIPSYNVFDATVSYESRVGFLLKAGVNNLTNENYFTRRSGGYPGPGVLPSDGRTFFLSVGYKMK; encoded by the coding sequence GTGGAAAAAATCTTCTTAACGATAACAATCGCTTTACTCCAAAATTTAATTTTTGCTCAATCTCAGGAATCAACTGCAGTCCAGGATTCCATTCCTGTTCAGGTTCTTCCAGAACTTACCGTTGTTGGTAAAGGAAGCAAATCAGATATTCATCAACTACCGCAAATTGTAGGAACCCAAATTTATGCGGGCAAAAAAAGCTCTATGGTGGTAATGGACAATGTGCAGGGCAACATTGTTTCCAATACCATGCGGCAAGTGCTCAGCAAGGTACCTGGCATTTTTGTTTGGGAGAGTGATGGCAGCGGTATTCAAATCAATATTGCAGCACGTGGCTTGAGCCCCAACCGATCGTGGGAATTTAATGTTCGCCAAAATGGATTTGACATAGCGGCCGATCCGTACGGGTATCCAGAAGCTTATTACAACCCGCAGCTACAATCGGTGCAACGGATAGAAATTGTGCGTGGTCATGGTTCATTGCAATATGGGCCACAATTGGGCGGCATGGTCAACTACATTTTAAAAAACGGAAGTGAGTTTACCAAGCCCTTTCAAATTGAAACCAACCAAACGGTGGGCAGTAACGGTCTTTTTAACTCGTACAATGCCATTGGTGGAAAGACCAAGAAATTGAACTACTACGTTTTTTACGATCATCGTTCAGGCAATGGTTGGCGAAACAATAATCAATTTAGAAGTAATACGCTTTCAGGTTCGTTTACGTTTAAAATCAATCCCAAACTTTCTATTACAGCAGATTTGACAAAATGGGAAAGCCTTAGTCAACAGCCGGGCGGCCTAACCGATAAGCAATTTCTTCAAAACCCACGGCAAAGTTTACGTTCGCGCAACTGGTTTGAATTGCAATGGCTTACCTCGGGCATTACATTAGATTACACCATCACTAATAATCAACGATTAAATGTAAAAACATTTGGCATTGTAGCCGATCGAAACAGTATAGGATTTGCGCCTGGCGGTGGAATTGTAATCGCGGACACGCTCAATACAACTACAGGAGCCTTTAACAACCGAACAATTGACATTGACCAATATCGCAACTACGGCTTGGAAGCAAGGTACTTGTTGCATTACAAACTGGGCGCACAACACAATAGCTTAAGTGCAGGGCTTCGTTTTTATAATGGCAATACCTATCGATTTAGGGGTGGAGTAGGCACTGCTGGAAGCAACTACACCCTTCAACAAGTAGCTGGCTCTGTGTGGAGTTCAGATATTGATTATGCCAGTGGCAATTTTGCACTCTTTGCTGAAAATTTATTTCAATTGACCGATCGATTGTTGATTGTACCCGGCATCCGATACGAATACATTACGGCAGAAGCTTTGGGATACAATGGTTTGACCAACAACAATCCGATTTATCTTCAAAATCAAACGCGCGACCGCTCTTTTGTTTTGGCCGGGCTAGGGGCAGAATATTCACTCTCACGTGCCACCACACTCTATGCCAATGCTACCCAATCGTATCGGCCTGTTCAATTTAGCGATTTGACAGCCGCCCCCACCACCGATGTGATTGATGCTAATCTAACCGATGCCAGTGGCCTAAACATCGATATCGGTTATCGGGGCACGCTCCGAGAGGTGTTCAAATTTGATGTGAGTGCGTATTGGTTAGATTATCAAAATAGAATTGGCACCATTCGCCAACAGCGACAAGATGGCTCGTTCTATAATTTTAGAACCAACGTGGGCGGCAGCACCAGCATGGGGGCAGAAGTCTTTGCAGAAGCATCGATTGCAAAATTATTTTCGGTAAGACCTAGCTGGGGAGATGTCTCCTTGTTTGCTTCTTACGCCTATAACCAGGCGCGTTACAACAGCTTTCGGGTGGTTACTGTTGTTAACAATGCTTTATCGGAGACCAACTACCGTGATAAACGGGTAGAGTATGCCCCGGAAAATATTTTGCGATCAGGGATCACCTATTCTTATAAAGGATTTTCGACTACCCTGCAGCACAGCTATACCGACCAAGTTTTTGCCGATGCAAATAACACCATACTGCCATCAACCAACGGCCAAAATGGTTCAATACCATCCTACAATGTTTTCGATGCTACGGTAAGCTATGAAAGCAGGGTAGGATTTTTGTTGAAAGCAGGGGTCAACAACCTAACGAATGAAAATTATTTTACCCGCAGATCAGGCGGCTACCCGGGCCCTGGCGTTTTGCCTAGCGATGGCAGGACATTCTTCTTATCAGTAGGGTATAAAATGAAATAG
- a CDS encoding DUF1599 domain-containing protein, producing MNEKTSHEYKEVMAGCKALFAKKTHDYGTAWRVLRLPSITDQIFIKAQRIRSIQDKGIQKVGDPIKDEFVGIINYCLIAMMQMELAESNKMDLRFEELEPLYDKAAAETFDLLQNKNHDYGEAWRDMRVSSITDIILMKLFRVKQIEDNQGKTLASEGVRANYQDMINYAVFCLIKHK from the coding sequence ATGAACGAAAAAACTTCGCACGAATATAAAGAGGTAATGGCCGGTTGCAAAGCCCTGTTTGCCAAGAAGACGCATGATTATGGCACGGCTTGGAGAGTATTGCGATTGCCAAGTATCACCGACCAGATTTTTATCAAAGCTCAGCGCATCCGCAGCATACAAGACAAAGGCATTCAAAAAGTAGGCGACCCGATTAAGGATGAATTTGTAGGCATCATCAACTATTGCTTAATCGCCATGATGCAAATGGAACTGGCCGAATCCAATAAAATGGATTTGCGTTTTGAGGAACTAGAACCCTTGTATGATAAGGCTGCGGCCGAAACATTTGATTTACTGCAAAACAAAAACCACGACTATGGCGAAGCTTGGCGCGACATGCGCGTGAGTTCCATTACCGACATTATTTTAATGAAACTGTTTCGCGTAAAGCAGATTGAAGACAATCAAGGCAAAACATTGGCCAGCGAAGGCGTGCGGGCAAACTATCAGGACATGATCAACTATGCGGTATTTTGCCTGATTAAGCATAAATAA
- the folP gene encoding dihydropteroate synthase — translation MSNELFPTNKTLNCRGELIDLSQPKVMGIINVTPNSFYAGSRQMDLNSVLKQAEKMLAEGATFLDVGGYSSRPGAEDVSLEEESQRVLPAIKTIANQFPKAFISVDTFRSSIAKQAVDVGACMVNDISGGELDNQMFSTIAELQVPYVLMHMRGTPQTMTQHTDYEDLIKDIMDYFHPKVYQLRLMGVKDCMVDVGFGFSKTIEQNFTLLNALDYFKMLEKPLLVGLSRKSMIWRTLKTDAEHALNGTTTLHTIALIKGASILRVHDVKEAVETIELVGKYNSGW, via the coding sequence ATGAGCAACGAATTGTTCCCTACCAATAAAACCCTTAACTGTCGTGGCGAGTTGATTGATCTATCGCAACCCAAAGTGATGGGCATCATTAACGTAACGCCCAATAGTTTTTATGCTGGCAGCAGGCAGATGGATTTAAATTCTGTTTTGAAGCAAGCTGAAAAAATGCTTGCCGAAGGAGCTACCTTTTTGGATGTAGGCGGATATTCTTCACGGCCAGGGGCTGAAGATGTTTCATTGGAAGAAGAAAGCCAGCGCGTGTTGCCTGCCATTAAAACCATCGCCAACCAATTCCCCAAGGCGTTTATTTCGGTAGATACCTTTCGTTCTTCCATTGCCAAACAAGCCGTTGACGTGGGGGCTTGCATGGTCAACGATATTTCGGGAGGTGAATTGGACAATCAAATGTTTTCAACGATTGCTGAACTGCAGGTTCCTTACGTGCTTATGCACATGCGTGGCACCCCACAAACCATGACGCAGCATACCGATTACGAAGATTTGATTAAAGACATCATGGATTACTTTCATCCCAAAGTTTACCAGCTAAGATTAATGGGTGTGAAAGATTGCATGGTGGATGTGGGTTTTGGTTTCTCTAAAACCATTGAGCAAAATTTTACCTTGTTGAATGCGTTGGATTATTTTAAGATGCTCGAAAAACCATTGTTGGTTGGCCTATCACGCAAGTCAATGATATGGCGAACATTGAAAACCGATGCCGAACACGCCTTGAATGGGACTACTACTTTGCACACCATTGCACTAATCAAAGGCGCAAGCATTCTCCGCGTTCACGATGTAAAGGAAGCGGTGGAGACGATTGAGTTGGTTGGAAAGTATAATAGTGGTTGGTAA